Proteins encoded by one window of Paenibacillus urinalis:
- a CDS encoding Fpg/Nei family DNA glycosylase, protein MPELPEMENYKQLLSDQILDIPITQVTLNREKSINVTSDEFTSSLLNTRIVYIERRAKHLIFHLSTGRRLVLHLMLGGVLYLGTEDQRPDRNTQIEIQFGDITLYFIGLRLGYLHLLSAKETDETMSELGPEPLDYRFTEDKFRAVLKGRRGTIKSTLVNQEVIAGIGNCYSDEIAFAASLTPSTKIQKVLESGELTSRLYRSIQSVLREATAGGGYMEMPLYEGDELTGKYNEQCRVYDREGETCTRCNKGIITKTLITGKKAFYCPECQKEEA, encoded by the coding sequence ATGCCGGAACTACCGGAAATGGAGAATTACAAGCAGCTATTATCTGATCAAATATTAGATATTCCGATAACTCAAGTGACCCTTAATCGTGAAAAATCTATAAATGTCACTTCAGACGAATTCACATCTTCACTACTAAATACACGAATCGTATATATCGAGCGCCGGGCTAAGCATTTGATATTCCACCTGAGCACAGGCCGCAGATTAGTATTGCATTTGATGCTTGGCGGTGTTTTATATTTAGGAACAGAAGATCAGCGCCCAGATCGTAATACGCAGATTGAGATTCAATTCGGCGATATAACCTTATATTTTATCGGACTAAGACTGGGATATTTGCATCTGCTGAGTGCGAAAGAAACGGATGAGACCATGTCAGAACTAGGTCCAGAACCGCTTGATTACCGTTTTACTGAAGATAAGTTCAGAGCCGTGCTGAAAGGGAGAAGAGGAACAATCAAATCGACTCTCGTTAATCAGGAGGTCATCGCGGGAATTGGTAACTGTTATTCGGATGAGATCGCATTCGCAGCAAGTCTCACACCAAGCACGAAGATCCAAAAGGTATTGGAATCTGGTGAATTAACAAGCAGGCTGTACCGATCGATTCAATCGGTCTTGCGAGAAGCTACTGCTGGTGGAGGATATATGGAAATGCCGCTGTATGAAGGCGATGAACTCACCGGTAAATACAACGAACAATGCAGAGTATACGATCGTGAAGGGGAAACCTGCACTCGCTGCAATAAGGGGATCATTACCAAGACGCTGATTACGGGCAAGAAAGCTTTTTACTGTCCGGAATGTCAGAAGGAAGAAGCCTGA
- a CDS encoding TIGR01457 family HAD-type hydrolase: MSQPKAYLLDLDGTIYHGKHRIDGADLLIQHLRNSGIPYLYVTNNSSRTPEGVAEHLRSLGIEAVGEEVCTSAVAAAEYVAEESPGARVAYIGEDGLYQAIQAAGLQITEASPEYVIQGIDREFTYHKLTQALRWINGGAQFIMTNPDLQLPADDGLTPGAGTIGAAIEAATQVKPVVIGKPSSILMKHAIDRLGLPAAEVAVIGDNMRTDIAAGAAAGCSSILVLTGVTTRENLDAHVRATGIKPDEIYEDLHKLVSSI, encoded by the coding sequence TTGTCACAACCGAAAGCCTACTTGCTCGACTTGGACGGAACTATATATCATGGGAAGCACCGGATTGATGGGGCAGATCTGCTCATTCAGCATTTACGAAATTCAGGCATTCCGTACTTATATGTAACAAACAATTCTTCAAGAACTCCGGAAGGTGTCGCTGAGCATCTGAGATCCTTGGGAATTGAAGCGGTCGGGGAAGAAGTATGTACCTCGGCAGTCGCTGCGGCTGAGTATGTAGCTGAGGAATCACCAGGTGCCAGAGTAGCTTATATTGGAGAGGATGGTTTATACCAAGCCATTCAAGCTGCGGGACTTCAAATAACGGAAGCGTCCCCTGAGTATGTGATACAAGGGATTGATCGTGAATTTACATACCATAAGCTGACGCAGGCTCTGCGCTGGATTAACGGTGGAGCTCAGTTTATCATGACAAATCCTGACTTGCAGCTTCCTGCAGATGATGGTCTGACTCCGGGGGCTGGAACCATAGGGGCTGCAATTGAGGCGGCTACACAGGTGAAGCCGGTCGTCATTGGCAAGCCTTCGAGCATTTTGATGAAGCATGCGATTGACCGATTAGGGCTGCCGGCAGCTGAGGTTGCCGTCATTGGAGATAATATGCGTACGGATATTGCAGCTGGAGCAGCAGCCGGCTGTTCCTCCATTTTAGTGCTGACAGGTGTAACGACGAGAGAGAATTTAGATGCCCATGTTCGTGCGACAGGAATTAAGCCTGATGAAATTTATGAAGATTTGCACAAACTGGTGAGCAGCATCTAG
- the rnz gene encoding ribonuclease Z, whose protein sequence is MELYFLGTNAGVPSLQRNVTAVALRMLEERRSIWLFDCGEGTQHQFLKSPLKLSKLEKIFITHLHGDHLFGLPGLLSSRAYQGGTTPLTLYGPPGVRKYVETSLELSQSRINYELSIIEHEGGIIFEDDTFIVESALLEHRIDSYGYRVMEKDRPGSLDPNKLAVHGLKPGPLFGKLKRGESVDLGDGLVLHAQDFLGAPKRGKIVTILGDTRPTAHVVPLSAGADVVVHEATFLHELATTAHEYYHSTARQAAEAAKEAGAKKLIMTHFSSRYKDEEQLQPLLSEACQIFPNTILAAEHELVQV, encoded by the coding sequence GTGGAACTATATTTTTTGGGGACCAATGCCGGTGTTCCCTCATTACAGAGAAACGTTACAGCTGTCGCGCTTCGCATGCTGGAGGAACGTCGTTCCATCTGGCTGTTTGATTGCGGAGAAGGTACACAGCATCAATTCTTGAAATCCCCACTCAAGCTAAGCAAGCTCGAGAAAATATTCATTACTCATTTGCATGGAGACCATCTTTTCGGACTTCCGGGTCTATTATCTAGCCGTGCATATCAGGGAGGAACAACTCCGCTCACCTTGTATGGTCCGCCGGGGGTTAGAAAATATGTGGAAACATCGCTTGAGCTTAGTCAATCTCGGATTAATTATGAGCTGAGCATTATAGAGCATGAGGGCGGTATTATTTTTGAGGATGATACGTTTATTGTGGAATCTGCTCTACTTGAGCATAGAATCGACAGTTATGGCTATCGAGTGATGGAGAAGGATCGTCCGGGTAGTCTCGACCCGAATAAGCTTGCAGTTCATGGCTTAAAGCCAGGTCCGCTATTTGGCAAGCTGAAGCGTGGTGAAAGTGTGGACCTTGGCGATGGTCTGGTACTTCATGCACAGGATTTCTTGGGTGCGCCTAAACGAGGAAAGATCGTTACGATTCTCGGAGACACTAGGCCGACCGCTCATGTAGTGCCTTTATCGGCTGGAGCGGACGTCGTCGTTCACGAAGCGACTTTTCTGCATGAATTGGCCACTACAGCGCACGAATACTATCACAGTACGGCCAGACAAGCAGCGGAAGCGGCAAAAGAGGCAGGTGCGAAGAAGCTGATTATGACGCATTTCAGTTCAAGGTATAAGGATGAGGAACAGCTTCAGCCGCTATTAAGCGAGGCGTGTCAAATTTTCCCTAACACAATTCTTGCAGCCGAGCACGAGCTGGTCCAGGTCTAA